CGAGGAGCGCGCCCGGGAGGCGGGCGCCGAGATCGGCTTCCACTGCGGTGACGCCTTCGCGCTCGCCGGCACCGCACTCGGCGGTCCCTACGACCTGATCCACGACTCCGGCTGCTTCCACCATCTGCCGCCGCACCGCCGCATCAGCTATCTCGCCCTCCTCGACCAGGTGCTGGCCCCCGGCGGCCATCTCGCCCTCACCTGCTTCGCGGCGGGCGAGATGGGTTCCGAACTTCCCGACGGCGACTTCTACCGCCAGTCCGGTCTCCACGGCGGTCTCGCCTACACCCCGGAGTCGCTGCGCCGGCTCTTCTCCGACCTGACGGAGGTCGAGCTGCGCCGTATGCACGACGAGCCGCCGGAGTCCCCGTCCTTCGGCGAACCCTTCCTCTGGACGGCCCTGTTCCGCCGCGACACCCGTCCATGACCTCCACGGGGCGCGGCCGGGCCGGTGCCCGAAACCGGTCCGGCCGCGGAGCCCGCGGAGCCCGCGGAGTGCTCAGCGGCTGCCGCTGGGCAGGGAGTGTCCTTCCGCCGGCGCGGCCGGCCGGGAGACGCTTCGCACCAGATGACCCGCGGCCGACTCCGCCAAAGTACGGAGCGCCGGGTGCCAGGGGCGGGCTTGTGGTCCGGTCAGGACGAGGCGGCGTGAGGTCTGCGGCTGCAGCGGGAGCAGGACCAGGTCAGAGGGGATCAGTGAGCGGGAGACCTCGGACAGGACCGTCACACCGAGACCGGCCTGCACCATGCTGATCAGGGTCGCCAGGTCCCGTACCCGGTGCGTCGGGGAGAAGCGCAGCCCGGCCAGGCTGTGGAGCGTACGGACCCGGGCCTCACAGCCGTTGGGGGAGATCAGGAACGGGTCGTCCTCCAGGTCGCGGATGTCGACACGCGGCTCGTCCGCGAGGGGGTGGTCCCGGGGCAGCAGGGCCCGGTACTCGTCCGTGGCGAGCTCGATACCGGGGCCGGACCAGGGGTACTTCCCCGCGGTGGCCGGGGGAGGGTCGATCAGGACGGCGGCATCGGCCGTCCCGTCCTCCAGCCAGGCCGCGACCTCGGCGCTGTCGCCCTCGAAGACCCGCACGGTGATCCGCGGCTGGTCCTCGCGCCAGTGCCGGAGCAGGCCGGGGACCAGGCCCTGGCAGACCGTTGGTGTGGAGGCCAGCCGCACGGTTCCGGTCATGGTCCCGCCGGCATCGGCCGCGAGCTGCTCCACGGACCGGACCGCCGACAGCGCCATACGGGCGTGCGGCAGGACCTTCGCACCGAGCACGGTCGTCCGCACCGGGCTGGCGCGGATCAGCAGCGGGGCGGTCAACTCCCGTTCCAGGGAGGCGACGGCGTGCGACACCGCCGACTGGCTCATGCCCAGCTCGGCGGCGGCCGCGCTGAACCCGCCCGCGTCGACGACGGCGAGAAAGGCCCGCAGCTGGGGCAGATTCAAGGTCATGCGTGGGTCTCATATCCCTATGACGACTATGCGTTGGATCAATGATGCCCGGTTCGGTGACGCTGGCTCCGTGCCGCCGGTTCCGGCGGCGACACCCCCGAGCCAATACCGAGGAGAGCCATGCCGTATTTCCGGGTCACCGTCCCCGACCCCGACCTCCCCGCCGATGTCCAGCGCGCCCTTGCCGAGGGGCTGACGGGGCTGGCGGTCACGGTGCTGCGCAAGGACCGCGCGCGCACCATCGTCCACCTCAATCTCGTTCCGGCCGACCGCTATTACGTCGGCGGCACGCCCCTGGCCGGCCGCGAGGCGCATGTGGAGGCGAGTCTCACCGCGGGCACCAACAGTGCCGCGGAGAAGGCCGCCTTCATCGCCGCGGCCGACGAGCTGCTGTCGGACCTGCTCGGTCCGCTCCCCCGGTCCGGTGTCGCGCTGCACGAACTGCACCCGGAGAGCTACGGCTACAACGGGGTGACGCAACTCGACTACTACCGGCGGGTCGTGGCCGCACCGGCAGCCGCTCCGGAGGCCCCCGCCGCACCCATCGCCGTCGCCGCCCGCTGAGGCCTTCGCCGGGTTGTACTCCTTCTGCCCGGCTCGCCCCGTTCGTTCCCGCTGACGTGCGCCCGCCCCCTCGACGGGGGCCGGGCGCACCGGAGTTACTCCCGCGGCACCTCTTGACGCGCCCTTGGCCGCCACCAAGAATGAGCGCGCTCTGACAACGTTGTCGGCCACGCGGGGCGTGCGCGCTCGTCCGCACGGCCCGGCCGGCTGTCCGGCGACCCAACCCCCGGAGGTCCGGATCCATGCCATGGCTCAGTCGTACCCGGCTGCGCACCGCGGGCGCGGTGCTGGCGGCCGCGCTCATCGGGAGCGCGCTCGCGGTCCCCGCCGCGCAGGCCGAGCCGCCCGGCGGCCCGCTCACCGGCCTGGTCAACCCGTTCATCGGCAGCCAGAACGACGGCAACACCTACCCGGGTGCCGCCGTACCGTTCGGCATGGTGCAGCTCTCCCCGGATACCGGGCACTTCGCCGGCTACAGCTACGACGACGAGCGCATCCGCGGCTTCAGTGCGGTGCACCTCTCGGGCGTGGGCTGCGGACTCGGCGGTGATCTGCCGGTGCTGCCCACCACGGGCGACATCACCGAGACCGACTATGCGAAGTACGCTTCCGGCTACCGCCACGACGACGAGTCGGCCCGGCCCGGCTATTACCGCGTCGGCCTGACCTCCTACGGCGGGATCACCGCCGAGCTCACCGCGACCGCACGTACCGGGAAGCAGCGCTACACCTTCCCGGCCACCGACAAGGCCAATGTGCTGCTCAACGCGGGCCAGTCGCTGCACAAGACGGTCTCGACACGGGTCGAGGTGCTGGATTCCCGCACCATCCGCACCGCCATCACCGGCCGCGGCTTCTGCCAGGACACCCAGCCGTACACCGTCCACACGATCACCCGCTTCGACCGGCCGTTCACGTCGTACGGGACCTGGGACGGCGACAAGGTGACGGCCGGGTCCAAGGGCTCCACCGCCGGCGGCCGGCACGGTGCCTACGCCCGCTTCGACACCCGCTCGGACCGCACCGTCGAGGCGACCACCGCGCTCAGTTATGTGGACGCGGCGGGCGCGGCCCGCAATCTGCGTGCCGAGGGCGGCAGTTCCTTCGACCGTACGAAGGCGGCGGCCGACGCCGCCTGGGAGCGGCGGCTGGGGCTGGTGAAGGCCCAGGGCGGCGACCGGACGCTGCGCCGGACCTTCTACTCCTCGCTCTACCGGTCCTTCCTCGCGCCGAACATCGGCAGTGATGTGGACGGGCGGTACACCGGATGGGACCGGAAGACGCATCGCGCCAAGGGGTTCACCTACTACCAGAACTGGTCGTTGTGGGACACCTATCGCACCCAGGCGCAGCTGCTGGCGCTGCTGGCGCCGGGCGAGTCCCGCGATATGGCGCTGTCGGTGCTGCGGATCGACAAGGAGAGCGGCTGGCTGCCCAAGTGGGGCTACGGGACGGTCGAGACGAACATCATGACCGGCGATCCGGTCACTCCCTTCCTCACCAACGCCTATCAGCAGGGGCTGTTGCGGGGCCATGAGGAGGAGGCGTACGCGGCGCTGAAGAAGAACGCCGACGGAGTTCCGCCGGACGGTTCGCCGGCCGTCGGCCGGGAGGCCAACGCGCCCTACCTCAAGGACGGTTTCGCCCCGTACATCAAGGGCCGCCCGCACCCAAAGCCCGGCGACTCCGACTTCGACCACGGTGCCTCGGCGACCCTCGAATACGCCCTGTCGGACGCGATGCTGGCCCAGATGGCGCGCGATCTGGGGCACGGCAAGGACGCCGACCGGTATGCGGCCCGTGCCCAGAACTACCGCAAGATCTTCGACGGTTCGACCGGCTTCTTCCGGGCCCGCGACGCACAGGGCGCCTTCACCGGCCCCGCCGACCCGGCCAAGAGCGAGGGCTTCCACGAGGGCACGTCCTGGCAGTACCAGTGGCTGGTTCCGCAGGATCTGCCGGGGATGCTGCGGCTGATCGGCGGCAGGGACAAGGCCGATGAGCGCCTGGACGCGTTCTTCGCCTACCGGAAGCTGCTGGAGGACCCGGAGAAGACGGCCCGCGAGGTGTGGGTGAACGGTCCCTACGACTACTACAACGCGGACAAGTACAACCCGCAGAACGAGCCGGATCTGATCGCGCCGTACACCTACCTCTCCACCGGCCGCCCCTGGAAGACGACGGATGTGGTGCATGCGGCGCTGACGCTGTTCACCGACACGCCGACCGGGATGACCGGGAACGACGATCTGGGGACGATGTCGGCGTGGATGGTGCTCTCCTCGATCGGGGTGTTCCCGGTACAGCCGGGCACCGACAGCTGGGGGCTGAGCACACCGGTCTTCGACCGGGTGGACCTGACCCTGGACCGGCGTTACTACCCGTCCGGGCACTTCACCGTCACGGCGCCCGGTACCTCCGCCGCCCACCGCTATGTGCGGTCGGTCCGTCTCGACGGCGCCGACCACGACCGGACCTACCTCACCACCGAGGATCTGCGCTCGGGCCGTGAACTGGCCTTCACCGTGGGCACGGAGCCGTCCCGCTGGGGTACCGGCGAGCATGCCGCACCACCGCCGGTGGGCACCGGCTCAGCCGCGCAGCAGCAGTCCGACCGCCAGCGCTGAGATCACCGCGGCGGAGAGCAGCGCGGTGACGACCCGCCCCCGGGAGCCGGTCAGCGTCCTGCCCAGCACGGCGCCGCCCACGGCCAGGAACAGCTGCCAGCTCGCGGAGGCGGTGACCACGGCGGCCACGAAGGCGGCGGAGCCGGCGGCACCGGCCCCCGGGGTCCCCGCACCACCGGCCAGCACCAGCGCGGAGAAGTAGAGGACCGCCCAGGGGTTGACCAACGTCAGCCCCAGGAAGGCGAGATAGGCCCGGCCGGGGCGTCCCAGGACGTCCCGTGCCGGGCCCTCCTGCGTACCGCGGTGGCGCAGGGCCCGTACGGCGGTCCGGATCGCCATGCCGAGCAGGATGACGGCGGCGAGCGAGCGCAGCGGGCCCGCGGCCGGGGCGACCGCACGGGAGAGGGCGGCGCCGCCGGCGA
This genomic stretch from Streptomyces nigrescens harbors:
- a CDS encoding GH92 family glycosyl hydrolase, producing MPWLSRTRLRTAGAVLAAALIGSALAVPAAQAEPPGGPLTGLVNPFIGSQNDGNTYPGAAVPFGMVQLSPDTGHFAGYSYDDERIRGFSAVHLSGVGCGLGGDLPVLPTTGDITETDYAKYASGYRHDDESARPGYYRVGLTSYGGITAELTATARTGKQRYTFPATDKANVLLNAGQSLHKTVSTRVEVLDSRTIRTAITGRGFCQDTQPYTVHTITRFDRPFTSYGTWDGDKVTAGSKGSTAGGRHGAYARFDTRSDRTVEATTALSYVDAAGAARNLRAEGGSSFDRTKAAADAAWERRLGLVKAQGGDRTLRRTFYSSLYRSFLAPNIGSDVDGRYTGWDRKTHRAKGFTYYQNWSLWDTYRTQAQLLALLAPGESRDMALSVLRIDKESGWLPKWGYGTVETNIMTGDPVTPFLTNAYQQGLLRGHEEEAYAALKKNADGVPPDGSPAVGREANAPYLKDGFAPYIKGRPHPKPGDSDFDHGASATLEYALSDAMLAQMARDLGHGKDADRYAARAQNYRKIFDGSTGFFRARDAQGAFTGPADPAKSEGFHEGTSWQYQWLVPQDLPGMLRLIGGRDKADERLDAFFAYRKLLEDPEKTAREVWVNGPYDYYNADKYNPQNEPDLIAPYTYLSTGRPWKTTDVVHAALTLFTDTPTGMTGNDDLGTMSAWMVLSSIGVFPVQPGTDSWGLSTPVFDRVDLTLDRRYYPSGHFTVTAPGTSAAHRYVRSVRLDGADHDRTYLTTEDLRSGRELAFTVGTEPSRWGTGEHAAPPPVGTGSAAQQQSDRQR
- a CDS encoding class I SAM-dependent methyltransferase produces the protein MDRNIRTVDDVLRLLDGLFAPEADRWTSGAASWWDGFYADRDRAVPFFVAKPDENLVSYLERGLITPGRALDLGCGPGRNAVHLASLGFEVDAVDLSPAAVAWAEERAREAGAEIGFHCGDAFALAGTALGGPYDLIHDSGCFHHLPPHRRISYLALLDQVLAPGGHLALTCFAAGEMGSELPDGDFYRQSGLHGGLAYTPESLRRLFSDLTEVELRRMHDEPPESPSFGEPFLWTALFRRDTRP
- a CDS encoding LysE family transporter; protein product: MTEILTDAFLPGLWAGYALAVPVGALAVLLVSVTARTSFRVGASAALGVATADGLYALAAVAGGAALSRAVAPAAGPLRSLAAVILLGMAIRTAVRALRHRGTQEGPARDVLGRPGRAYLAFLGLTLVNPWAVLYFSALVLAGGAGTPGAGAAGSAAFVAAVVTASASWQLFLAVGGAVLGRTLTGSRGRVVTALLSAAVISALAVGLLLRG
- a CDS encoding tautomerase family protein; protein product: MPYFRVTVPDPDLPADVQRALAEGLTGLAVTVLRKDRARTIVHLNLVPADRYYVGGTPLAGREAHVEASLTAGTNSAAEKAAFIAAADELLSDLLGPLPRSGVALHELHPESYGYNGVTQLDYYRRVVAAPAAAPEAPAAPIAVAAR
- a CDS encoding LysR family transcriptional regulator, giving the protein MTLNLPQLRAFLAVVDAGGFSAAAAELGMSQSAVSHAVASLERELTAPLLIRASPVRTTVLGAKVLPHARMALSAVRSVEQLAADAGGTMTGTVRLASTPTVCQGLVPGLLRHWREDQPRITVRVFEGDSAEVAAWLEDGTADAAVLIDPPPATAGKYPWSGPGIELATDEYRALLPRDHPLADEPRVDIRDLEDDPFLISPNGCEARVRTLHSLAGLRFSPTHRVRDLATLISMVQAGLGVTVLSEVSRSLIPSDLVLLPLQPQTSRRLVLTGPQARPWHPALRTLAESAAGHLVRSVSRPAAPAEGHSLPSGSR